A window of Macaca mulatta isolate MMU2019108-1 chromosome 7, T2T-MMU8v2.0, whole genome shotgun sequence genomic DNA:
GGCCTTGGGGAGGGTCTCCGTGGCTTTAACAAAAGTAGACcaagcaggaggcaggagaggctaTGCGCGTCCCCGCCAGGCCCTGGAGCGCGCAAGGACTTTCTCCAACCTGCAGCCAGAGAGGTGGGGGAAACGGAcgtaaaaggaaaaactgaagtgGTACTTTGGGGCCACCGAGTCCCCAAACTTACCTGTCTCTGTCTTTGCCCCCGGCCCCCAGCCACAACACATGCGAGTATCTTCCTTGGGCTATGTTTCCTGCTCTGCCACACCGGGTCTGGAGAAGGGGTTTCAGCCCTAGGACATTTACTGAGAGTCGGCGAATATTGGGTAAGTAATGGGGGCCACCCCACAACCTTGACCCAGGTGAGGGTAGGTCCAGCCTAGAGCACCCCATGGGGTGCAGGGCTGGGGGGGGAGGTGCTGTCTGGGAGGAActgagaagggagggaagggaccCTCCCAGAAGAGCACAGGCAGAGTGAAGGAGCAGGTTCCCAAAGACAGGGTGTGGGAGGGGCTCTGCCAAACCTGACAGGCGCTCCAGAGGGGGCAGGGAGTCTGTGCAAGTTCGTTTGTGTGACCGGGCTTAAGGTTTTATGGGGAGGGGGACCTTAGGCACCGCAGAGCTGTGGAGAAAGGCGCAGAATCTTTCACCTTCTCCAGCTTCATTAGGTAGTGGCAGCCCCATGACCTGTTGGCTGAGGACGCCTCTGCCCAATGGGAGCCGCCTGGGGGACCTGAGAGGAAGCTCTAGTGACCACTTTCCCAACACACCTGGTCCAAACATGGGGGAAGGACCTCCTTCCCCATAAGGAAGGTTGGCAGAGCAACCTTCTTCTCCCCTCACAGGAGCTGCAGCCCCGGGCAGGTGACTTCGGCCTTAGATGCAGAAGGGCATGGGGATGGGCTTCCCCAGATCCCACATCTCAAGTCGTGCAGTGCAGGTCCTCCTATTGCTTCTCTGCTGGGTTTTTATCACAGTGGAGGGCTGTGTGCACACACGGGCGCATGCCTGTGTTCTTGTGGATGGGTCGGTTCGTGTGAGGACTTGTGTCTGTTAATTCTCACAATGGACAGGAAAGCGCTTTGTACCGTGGTGGAAAACGCTGTACAAATGCCGGTTCAGTTAAGAGAACAATGAGGTCTCCAGGGTCTATTGTATCCGTGTCTGGGTGCATATGTGTTTGTGAGTTTAGGAAATGTGTTGTGAGCCTCCTAATTGAGCATCAGGTCCTCTAAACGCCCGCAGAAGTTGGCGGTTTGATGATGAACCCCCGCGTCTGTTTGTATTGTTGTGCGCCTGAATGGGCGTGTGTGCGAGTGCTGTATGTGGGACAAAGGTTCCAGGGAGGACAGCCAGTCTCGGACAAAAATGTCCTTCCTGGGTAGGATGCATTTCACCGGGTTAAACTAAGGCTTAGAAACACAGAGAGGGGTCCGTGAGGAGCCCGCTGGAGATAGGCGAGCTGCGGAGCCTACGGAGGGGCCAGCTCCAGCGTGAAGGAAGGAgtaggaagggaaaaaagagcgATGTACCGGGCCGCTGGAAAAGGAAATTAGGGCCCTGGGAAGGAGTATCCGTTGAACCTCGAGATTTTTATTGACCTTCACTTCTGGCCAAGAGAGGCTCCTGGCCATAGAGGAGGTTACCTGAGTCCTGGAACTTGTGCTAGACGGGTTTGCGGAGGCAGAGCTTGATTAGGGGAGGTAAGCTAGGGTTCAGTGAGTcaccttctttcctcttcccctggCTTCCATCTGCAGGAGCCGTGATGTTCCCCCTTCGGGCCCTGTGGTTGGTCTGGGCGCTTCTAGGAGGGGCTGGAGCATGCCCTGAGCCGTGCGCCTGCGTGGACAAGTACGCTCACCAGTTCGCCGACTGCGCTTACAAAGAGTTGCGCGAGGTGCCAGAAGGACTGCCTGCCAATGTGACCACGCTTAGTCTGTCCGCGAACAAGATCACCGTGCTGCGGCGAGGGGCCTTCGCCGACGTCACACAGGTCACGTCGCTGTGGCTGGCGCACAATGAGGTGCGCACCGTGGAGCCAGGCGCACTGGCAGTGCTGAGTCAGCTCAAGAACCTCGACCTCAGCCACAACTTCATATCCAGCTTTCCGTGGAGCGACCTGCGCAACCTGAGCGCGCTGCAGCTGCTCAAAATGAACCATAACCGCCTGGGCTCTCTGCCCCGGGACGCACTGGGTGCGCTACCCGACCTGCGTTCCCTGCGCATCAACAACAACCGGCTGCGTACCCTGGCCCCCGGCACCTTCGACGCGCTCAGCGCGCTGTCACACCTGCAACTCTATCACAATCCCTTCCACTGCGGCTGTGGCCTTGTGTGGCTGCAGGCCTGGGCCGCGAGCACCCGGGTGTCCTTACCCGAGCCCGACTCCATTGCTTGTGCGTCGCCTCCCGCGCTGCAGGGGGTGCCGGTGTACCGCCTGCCCACCCTGCCCTGTGCACCGCCCAGCGTGCATCTGAGTGCCGAGCCACCGCTTGAGGCACCGAGCACCCCACTGCGCGCGGGACTGGCGTTCATGTTACACTGCATCGCCGACGGCCACCCCACACCCCGCCTGCAATGGCAACTTCAGATCCCCGGTGGCACCGTAGTCTTAGAGCCACCAGTTCTGAGCGGGGAGGACGATGGGGTTGGGacggaggaaggagagggagaagaaggagatgGGGACTTGCTGACGCAGACCCAAGCCCCAACGCCGATTCCCGCACCCGCTTGGCCCGCGCCCCCAGCCACACCGCGCTTCCTGGCCCTCGCAAACGGCTCCCTGTTGGTCCCCCTACTGAGTGCCAAGGAGGCGGGCGTCTACACTTGCCGTGCACATAATGAGCTGGGCACCAACTCTACGTCAGTACGTGTGGCGGTGGCAGCAACCGGGCCCCCAAAACACGCGCCTGGCGCCGGGGGAGAACCCGACGGGCAGGCCCCGACCTCTGAGCGCAAGTCCACAGGCAAGGGCCGGGGCAACAGCGTCCTGCCTTCCAAACCCGAGGGCAAAATCAAAGGCCAAGGCCTGGCCAAGGTCAGCATTCTCGGGGAGACTGAGACGGAGCCGGAGGAGGACATAGGTGAGGGAGAGGAGGCCGAAGACCAGATCCTCGCGGACCCAGCGGAGGAGCAGCGCTGTGGCAACGGGGATCCCTCTCGGTACGTTTCTAACCACGCGTTCAACCAGAGCGCAGAGCTCAAGCCGCACGTCTTCGAGCTGGGCGTCATCGCGCTGGATGTGGCGGAGCGCGAGGCGCGGGTGCAGCTGACGCCGCTGGCTGCGCGCTGGGGCCCTGGGCCCGGCGGGGCTGGCGGAGACCGGCGACGTGGGCGGCGACCCCTGCGCCTACTCTATCTGTGTCCAGCGGGGGGCGGGGCGGCAGTGCAGTGGTCCCGCGTAGAGGAAGGCGTCAATGCCTACTGGTTCCGAGGCCTGCGGCCGGGTACCAACTACTCCGTCTGCCTGGCGCTGGCGGGCGAAGCCTGCCACGTGCAAGTGGTGTTTTCCACCAAGAAGGAGCTCCCATCGCTGCTGGTCATCGTGGCAGTGAGCGTATTCCTCCTGGTGCTGGCCACAGTGCCCCTTCTGGGCGCCGCCTGCTGCCATCTGCTGGCTAAACACCCGGGCAAGCCCTACCGTCTGATCCTGCGGCCTCAGGCCCCTGACCCTATGGAGAAGCGCATCGCCGCGGACTTCGACCCGCGTGCTTCCTACCTCGAGTCCGAGAAAAGCTACCCGGCAGGCGGCGAGGCGGGCGGCGAGGAACCAGAGGACGCACAGGGGGAGGGCCTTGATGAAGACGCGGAGCCGGGAGACCCAAGTGGGGACCTGCAGAGAGAAGAGAGCCTGGCGGCCTGCTCACTGGTGGAGTCCCAGTCCAAGGCCAACCAAGAGGAGTTCGAGGCGGGCTCTGAGTACAGCGATCGACTGCCCCTGGGCGCCGAGGCGGTCAACATCGCCCAGGAGATTAATGGCAACTACAGGCAGACGGCAGGCTGAACCTCGGCCCGTCCGGCCCGCCCATTCCCGACCTCCACCTAGGGTGCCTGGGAGCAGTAGTCTAGGGCTGGCAGGACTTCTGTCCCCCGTCCCCAACTTTCACCTACTCCTCCCCCTTACCACTTCGCAACCTTGACTACTAGGGACTTCCAGTAGGGAGTGGGCCGATTTCACCAGTCCCCGCTACCCACGGCTGCCATTCTCCCTGCGGGCTGAATCCCCTTACCCGCCAAGCACAGTGTTTCTCTTACCCCATGCAAGACTCCACCCGCAGACGATGGGCGATATGTATGTTCCTCCATTCCCATCGCGATTATCTGCGAAATCCGCCCCGCAGCCCGCCCCACCATGGGCTCTGGAGCCAAAACGAGCGAAGACGTTGGAAACCTCACGGTAACGCCGTAGTTTCGGGGCCAGCCCGGGCCAGTGGAGGGCTGTGGGGTCGCACTTcgacccctccccctcccccttcctttctttgtttttccttttttttttttttttttttttttaatttgacggagtctcggtctgtccccaggctggagtgcagtggcgcgatctcggctcactgcaacctccgcctcccaggttcaagcgattctcctgtctcagcctgccgagtagctgggactacaggcgcgcgccaccacgcccagataattttttctatttttagtagcgatggggtttcaccatgttggccaggatggtctgcatctcttgacctcaggtgatccatccgcctcggcctctcagcgtgctgggattacaggcctgagccac
This region includes:
- the ISLR2 gene encoding immunoglobulin superfamily containing leucine-rich repeat protein 2 isoform X2 yields the protein MFPALPHRVWRRGFSPRTFTESRRILGAVMFPLRALWLVWALLGGAGACPEPCACVDKYAHQFADCAYKELREVPEGLPANVTTLSLSANKITVLRRGAFADVTQVTSLWLAHNEVRTVEPGALAVLSQLKNLDLSHNFISSFPWSDLRNLSALQLLKMNHNRLGSLPRDALGALPDLRSLRINNNRLRTLAPGTFDALSALSHLQLYHNPFHCGCGLVWLQAWAASTRVSLPEPDSIACASPPALQGVPVYRLPTLPCAPPSVHLSAEPPLEAPSTPLRAGLAFMLHCIADGHPTPRLQWQLQIPGGTVVLEPPVLSGEDDGVGTEEGEGEEGDGDLLTQTQAPTPIPAPAWPAPPATPRFLALANGSLLVPLLSAKEAGVYTCRAHNELGTNSTSVRVAVAATGPPKHAPGAGGEPDGQAPTSERKSTGKGRGNSVLPSKPEGKIKGQGLAKVSILGETETEPEEDIGEGEEAEDQILADPAEEQRCGNGDPSRYVSNHAFNQSAELKPHVFELGVIALDVAEREARVQLTPLAARWGPGPGGAGGDRRRGRRPLRLLYLCPAGGGAAVQWSRVEEGVNAYWFRGLRPGTNYSVCLALAGEACHVQVVFSTKKELPSLLVIVAVSVFLLVLATVPLLGAACCHLLAKHPGKPYRLILRPQAPDPMEKRIAADFDPRASYLESEKSYPAGGEAGGEEPEDAQGEGLDEDAEPGDPSGDLQREESLAACSLVESQSKANQEEFEAGSEYSDRLPLGAEAVNIAQEINGNYRQTAG
- the ISLR2 gene encoding immunoglobulin superfamily containing leucine-rich repeat protein 2 isoform X1, which gives rise to MGGVVGCEEPSRDGGRGMPLMTDLALGRVSVALTKVDQAGGRRGYARPRQALERARTFSNLQPESHNTCEYLPWAMFPALPHRVWRRGFSPRTFTESRRILGAVMFPLRALWLVWALLGGAGACPEPCACVDKYAHQFADCAYKELREVPEGLPANVTTLSLSANKITVLRRGAFADVTQVTSLWLAHNEVRTVEPGALAVLSQLKNLDLSHNFISSFPWSDLRNLSALQLLKMNHNRLGSLPRDALGALPDLRSLRINNNRLRTLAPGTFDALSALSHLQLYHNPFHCGCGLVWLQAWAASTRVSLPEPDSIACASPPALQGVPVYRLPTLPCAPPSVHLSAEPPLEAPSTPLRAGLAFMLHCIADGHPTPRLQWQLQIPGGTVVLEPPVLSGEDDGVGTEEGEGEEGDGDLLTQTQAPTPIPAPAWPAPPATPRFLALANGSLLVPLLSAKEAGVYTCRAHNELGTNSTSVRVAVAATGPPKHAPGAGGEPDGQAPTSERKSTGKGRGNSVLPSKPEGKIKGQGLAKVSILGETETEPEEDIGEGEEAEDQILADPAEEQRCGNGDPSRYVSNHAFNQSAELKPHVFELGVIALDVAEREARVQLTPLAARWGPGPGGAGGDRRRGRRPLRLLYLCPAGGGAAVQWSRVEEGVNAYWFRGLRPGTNYSVCLALAGEACHVQVVFSTKKELPSLLVIVAVSVFLLVLATVPLLGAACCHLLAKHPGKPYRLILRPQAPDPMEKRIAADFDPRASYLESEKSYPAGGEAGGEEPEDAQGEGLDEDAEPGDPSGDLQREESLAACSLVESQSKANQEEFEAGSEYSDRLPLGAEAVNIAQEINGNYRQTAG